The segment GCTACCCAATTTAGTTCtgagatttattattattattattattatttttattcatgCCTTGCAGATGCCAGTGTTCCCTGTCCCAAGAGAACACGCCCCCAAAATCCAGTGATTCCCCTTTTCAGCAAAGATCCTAACATTGTTTTCTCAGTCAAGGCTCCTGACATGGGCATTTTCAAAGCCACAAATAGCAGGTGAGTGCTCTCTCTGAAACTCTGACTATTTAAGCAGTTTGATTTGCTGTGAAGGAGCTGGACCAGTCCCTTTTGCCGGTATGGTCACAGAAGTTCTATATTTTTAGCCATAGTCTTTCTCTGTCCTTTTTTACACCTAGTAAAAAAGCTGTGGTCCCCAAGAAAGCCGCTGCTCCCACACGTGGGTGAGTAATTCTATCTTGTCTGAATTTGTCAACCGAAACCCCCCACTCAAGCTAAATGGGGTTATACAGATTTAGCCCACAAGTGTGATAAACTGCGACGGCTATGAAAGGGCGGGTGCAGTGCTGAGACTGCGGCTGCTGCAGAACCTTTTCAGAAGCAGAGTTGTTAATCACCGATCTGCTTCCTGAAGATGTGCCCCATAATGCCTTGCATAGCGCTCTGTAAGCTTAGCTGTGATTAACGGCGCAGTTTATGAAAATGTTCTGCCGCAGTCATTCCTGCTTTTGTGTAGCAGAAACATTTAATAGGTTCGGTCCTTCCAGCATTAAAAAGATGAAACTATTCGTCTTCTGGAGGATTGCTAACCAGACGGATAACATGGGCAGAAGTGTTGGCGAGCGGAaactagggttttttttttattttttaatttttgtaaaaaattttaacatttttattttgttcacatTTGTAGGGTGTAAGAAGGGGGTGTGATGGGGAGGTTAGGTGGATACAGAAATAATTCAAAGGGAAGGGTATGGGGATAAAGGGAGGAGGACCAATAGCTTTATTTACATCACATGCTATGACACATTATTGCAATATCATTGCAGCTGCACAATgcctttatttttacatttactaTATAGTACAATGTCTCATATCTATCCCTGTTGCTCTTATCGTAAACATCCATGGTTCTCATACTGCCATGAATCTAGGGAGCCTTTAAGGGGCGCTGTCATTTTTTAATAGCATACGGTCCGCCACATTCTCTCACCTCTTGGGGCAGGTTTTTTCCATGTGGCTGCTATGCTGCAATGCGCAGCCGACAGGCTATGCACTCTATTAGGTATACCATAAATAGGGTTATTTAATAGGGCACACAGGGGTCCAGTGTCGCTGGAATTCCCAGATCATCTTTTTAGAACTGTAATTGAAATCTGCCTCCCTAGTTTCTTTACCTGTGTACAGGTCCACCAGGTATGTAAAAAATATACCTTCCTGACCACATCCTCTGAAGCATAGTGGAGATACCTGCCTATATATTTTGTTCAGTTTGGATGGGGTCAAACAACACGGATACAGTAGCTTGTAACTGTTTTCTTTAATTACAGTATTCATGGAGACCGACGCTGTGGCTTCCCAAATGTCCCCCCATGTCGTGGTGGGAGATAGGTGCTAGTTGTTGTCATTCCCTTAGGAACTTGTGCTTAAAAAGATCAGGCCATTTCTTTCCATGCATATGGTGTTTTAAACCATCATCCGTTCATATTATCTGGCTCTTATTTTGTAGTGATGTGATCAGCTTTAGCAAGTTTGTTGGTTTTCTTTGTTTACACTGTATGTgcgaagtaattttttttttgtgtgtgtgtgtgcgcagtgcaGCCAACAAGTTCAGAATGGAGGCAGGACTGAGAGACAAGAACCTGCTTCTGGAGGCAGCCAATATCGGCCTGCGTAGCAACCTGACCACCGCACAGGTAGAAAGGAGCCTGTTCCATCGATGCACCCTTCATTGAGAATGTACAATAAATGAGGCTGAATGACAGGGTTTCCCCAACATATAAGTTGGCAGTGGATGATGGAGTAAACACAAGATGACCGTATGACACATTGTAATAGAATCTTTATAGAAGTAGCACGTTTATAACCTTACAAGTCTCCACAAATATTTCCATATATGTGACTCTAGATCATTGTACACTCAACCTGAGTGACCAACAGGTTGCTTTGAAATGTAGAGTTTTTGGCACTACATAAGTTACCCCTTTTAATGCCACAGACAGATGAGCCTTGTTTAGGTTTACAAAATTAGTTCAAATAATTAATTTGTAGCGCTATTTCTGGTGCGATTATTCAATTTGTCCACCTGGCAGCTAAAGAGAACCTTTAGAGACTTGTCTACATAATTCAATTAAAACAGAATAAAAATGTGCCTAGTTTGCTTTCAGCATCTTCTGCACCGTAGGACACGGTTTCCTGCCTGTTGGTGTGATGATGCTGGCAGGTGTCCTTGGGACTGGGAAATCCCTTCACAAACATGGAAACATACTTTTTTCATTTCACTTGAAGCTGTAAAACCATGCCCAATTCTGGTTGGGATTTTCACCAATCTGTTGTTCACAGGATATAATCCAAGAGATGACCGGACAACAGGGGGCACTGGAAGAAGAGGTCAAAGAGCTAAATAAACGTTTGGAAAAAAACATGATTATTCTGGAGAACAGAAACATTGACCCAAGTAATGTTATCTTCCTCTTCTCTACATGGAAGGGTTGCTGTGGCCTTGGAAGATGTCTGTAGAGACACATGAGCAGATTAGGCACTTTTTCCATCTTAATCCCTTCAATACCAGATAACGCCATTGCCATTGACATGTTAACCCCCTTGGCAGCCACTGAGGCTACAACACATTGCTCAGCCAAGGGTTTAATGGAGTCACTAGAACAGCTTTGGGTTCTTGGCGGATATTGTTTCCACATCACATATTTTCCAAATTTAAATATAGTTCAAATGACCAATTTGGCTTTTTTTATTGTTACAATTTAATTTTTCTGGGTAATGTCGACTCAAGTAACTAAAGATGTTGATTGCTTGGCTGATGTTAACGGGCATGTGCAGCCGGAAAGCACGTAGTTTGGGGGTATTTTCTGCGGGATGTTGGCAAAAAACTTGAATTTCCTATCTGAGGTGTTCTACTGGCTATGCGGGGGTAACGAGTTCCCTGGCTAGTTCTATTCGTGATGGTGTCCAGCACCATTAAAAGGATTATGTACAAATATTGTCTCTCGGGTTGAAGGAATGAATGCATTTTGCACTTAGTTTCAGGAGAAAGTATCCTGGCGTGCGCAGAAGAGACCAGAAAGTCAAGAGAAGAGACAAAGGTGAGGAGCAAGTGTGACCTGCTTTGTATGCCTCGTCAGAAGGAGCAGTCTGTGGTATTATTCAATTCAATGGCTGTCCTAGTGCAGAGCTGTTACCCCTGCACTGAAAATGTTTCATGGGAAATAAAGCCTTGTTCCATATTACTGCGTAACAAGGGCAGTAACCCCTCCACTGTCAGCAAAGGGGTTACGTGGGAGGGACTGCCTGGTGTTTCAGGAACTGGCCTCCTGAAGTGGGAGATCAATGTTTAAACATTTGCTAGGGCAGTGTAACTGGGCAATTctgaatatactgtattgtaagCTCCTTTTGTGCAGAGACTGATAGATGTGATTAAACCTCCTCCACTTGTGACACCTGCATTGCAGTGCTAGTCCCCTGGCAGGAGAGGATAAAATATCACTGTAAACTCTGTTTCAAAATCCCACTTGTGACACGTTCCAGAAGTCACTCTCTGAACCTTTTTTACCAGACATATTGTCAGCTGTTCGCGCTCCATCTTGCAGTGCTAAATACAAATGAAGAGGGATGTTCTGTGCTAGGGGGAAGAATgtttaaaaaggttggaggagattttaaactaggatggagggggaaggggaatgaaacagataacaaactaaatagaatagaggaggatacaaggggctatggaggtagaatgggggcaagtgcgagtttgacaagcagtgagatacccatagtaagtacagataatactagaaaacttctaaagactaaacaaagttggCGCAGAAGGAGacgataagataatagtacaggctggaaaaaaattaaatgcatgcttgctaatgcaagaagcctgacagataaaatgggggagcttgaattaatagctacaagggagcagtatgatataggcattactgaaacatggtgggatgaaactcatgactgggcagttaatttagagggttattccctttttcagaaagatcgagcaaatagaagcggtggagtatatttatatgttaaaccggatctaaaacctataatAAAGGATGTTTATGaaaggaattatgaaaatgtagagaccttgtgtatataaattagcagtggaggtaaaagtataaagaaaatgtttgtagggatatgctataaaccaccaaatatcagtgagattgaggaagctaaaatacttttgcaaatggagaaggcataataactaggtcatgtttgcataatgggtgattttaattatccagacattgactggggcaatgagattagcgttacaacaaaagtaaacaggtttttgggggtgcttaaagacaattatatgacccaaattattgaggcaCCAACCAGGAGGGTTAATACTGGACtttgtaatatcaaacaatgtagaagtaatagaaaatattaaagtcctggaacatttgggtaacagtgatcaaatCATGGTCTCATTTCAAATAATTgataaaaaaaacagatttacttgggttcaaaaaggaccttaaactttagaaaggcaggcagattttaataaactgaggtctaatctacatgtaatacattgggatgatgcttttgcagggaaaatgtagaagacaaatgggcagtctttaaaagatTATTAGAAAAGctcacttatcagtgtatacccttgggtaataagtataaaagaaataagtcaaaaccaatgtggctaaataaacaggtaggggaggaaatggacaagaagaggaaagcgtttagattctttaagtcagaagggacggagacatcgtatcagaattataaggaatgtaacaaaaattg is part of the Ascaphus truei isolate aAscTru1 chromosome 9, aAscTru1.hap1, whole genome shotgun sequence genome and harbors:
- the KNSTRN gene encoding small kinetochore-associated protein isoform X3, with protein sequence MRCGSPIALQGSITVYTASVPYVETHLNQEGNKLAEMEKSKIPLYKSNITIGADASVPCPKRTRPQNPVIPLFSKDPNIVFSVKAPDMGIFKATNSSKKAVVPKKAAAPTRGAANKFRMEAGLRDKNLLLEAANIGLRSNLTTAQDIIQEMTGQQGALEEEVKELNKRLEKNMIILENRNIDPISGESILACAEETRKSREETKLLTGNLFRELKIFSQTASEQKEIIQTVMSKWKEAEDGRNAFVEEQQAFESELEQFRASLCRAEQLLDL
- the KNSTRN gene encoding small kinetochore-associated protein isoform X2, with product MAALLFSPAESSRLVGREIDDVTATCADPEVTLVIFEKAARRDAEEIAEVETHLNQEGNKLAEMEKSKIPLYKSNITIGADASVPCPKRTRPQNPVIPLFSKDPNIVFSVKAPDMGIFKATNSSKKAVVPKKAAAPTRGAANKFRMEAGLRDKNLLLEAANIGLRSNLTTAQDIIQEMTGQQGALEEEVKELNKRLEKNMIILENRNIDPISGESILACAEETRKSREETKLLTGNLFRELKIFSQTASEQKEIIQTVMSKWKEAEDGRNAFVEEQQAFESELEQFRASLCRAEQLLDL
- the KNSTRN gene encoding small kinetochore-associated protein isoform X4; the protein is MEKSKIPLYKSNITIGADASVPCPKRTRPQNPVIPLFSKDPNIVFSVKAPDMGIFKATNSSKKAVVPKKAAAPTRGAANKFRMEAGLRDKNLLLEAANIGLRSNLTTAQDIIQEMTGQQGALEEEVKELNKRLEKNMIILENRNIDPISGESILACAEETRKSREETKLLTGNLFRELKIFSQTASEQKEIIQTVMSKWKEAEDGRNAFVEEQQAFESELEQFRASLCRAEQLLDL